One stretch of Pandoraea oxalativorans DNA includes these proteins:
- a CDS encoding LysR family transcriptional regulator, which produces MDALHLIESFVLSARAGSFSAAARRLGMTPAAVSKNVARLEAQLGLRLFHRSTRSLTLTAGGERFLLDVDSPFEALTDAFSRAAERESAPSGTLKVSVAHSFGREYLVPMLGDFLARYPDIVPDWRFDNRSVDVVGEGFDAAIGGGIELTPGVIARHLAPTYAVMCASAAYMAGRKAPTHPSDLSTFDAVIRRSGMTGRLRAWDLRNVDDERVTVEARTRMIFDDPEAMAHAVALGYGVALLPMPHAAPMLANGRIERLLPGWFDEYSGVSIYYSNKKLLPLRTRVFVDHVAQAFEAQQLAARFDWRWSA; this is translated from the coding sequence ATGGACGCGCTGCATCTGATCGAATCGTTCGTGCTTAGCGCCCGCGCGGGCAGCTTCTCGGCGGCCGCCCGTCGACTGGGTATGACGCCTGCCGCCGTCAGCAAGAACGTGGCGCGACTTGAGGCGCAGCTTGGCTTGCGACTGTTCCATCGGAGCACCCGCAGCCTGACGCTGACCGCTGGCGGCGAGCGATTCCTGCTTGACGTCGACAGCCCGTTCGAGGCGCTGACCGATGCGTTTTCACGGGCGGCCGAGCGCGAGAGCGCGCCGTCGGGAACACTCAAGGTGAGCGTGGCGCATTCGTTCGGGCGTGAATATCTCGTCCCGATGCTCGGCGACTTTCTCGCCCGCTATCCGGACATCGTGCCCGACTGGCGTTTCGACAATCGCAGCGTGGATGTTGTCGGCGAAGGGTTCGATGCGGCCATTGGCGGCGGCATCGAACTGACGCCAGGCGTCATCGCGCGGCATCTCGCGCCGACCTATGCGGTGATGTGCGCGTCCGCCGCCTATATGGCGGGACGCAAGGCGCCAACGCACCCATCCGACCTGAGCACGTTCGACGCGGTGATCCGGCGCTCCGGCATGACGGGACGTTTGCGCGCGTGGGACTTGCGCAACGTCGACGATGAGCGTGTCACCGTCGAAGCCCGAACGCGGATGATCTTCGACGATCCCGAGGCAATGGCGCATGCCGTTGCGCTGGGCTATGGCGTGGCGCTCCTGCCCATGCCGCACGCCGCCCCGATGCTCGCGAACGGCCGTATCGAGCGGCTACTGCCGGGATGGTTCGACGAGTACAGCGGCGTGTCCATCTACTACTCGAACAAAAAGCTGCTGCCGTTGCGCACGCGCGTGTTTGTCGATCACGTGGCGCAAGCGTTCGAAGCACAACAACTTGCGGCGCGCTTCGACTGGCGATGGAGTGCCTAG
- a CDS encoding VOC family protein: MKVNRIVANLAAPAPQALQAAQRFYGEVLGLDLLMDHGWIATYGNASKMSVQMSVATEGGNGTPVPDLSIEVDDVDEALARMREADVAIEYGPADEPWGVRRFYVRDPLGRLLNILAHR; the protein is encoded by the coding sequence ATGAAGGTCAACCGCATTGTTGCGAATCTCGCCGCGCCGGCGCCACAGGCGCTGCAAGCGGCGCAGCGCTTTTACGGCGAGGTGCTGGGACTCGATTTGCTGATGGACCACGGCTGGATTGCGACCTATGGCAATGCGTCGAAGATGTCCGTGCAGATGAGCGTGGCGACCGAAGGCGGCAATGGCACGCCGGTGCCGGATCTGTCCATCGAAGTGGATGACGTCGACGAGGCGCTTGCCCGTATGCGCGAAGCAGACGTCGCCATCGAATACGGCCCCGCCGACGAGCCATGGGGCGTGCGACGCTTCTACGTCCGCGATCCGCTTGGGCGTCTGCTCAACATCCTCGCGCATCGCTGA
- the icd gene encoding NADP-dependent isocitrate dehydrogenase, giving the protein MSYQHIKIPAGEKITVNKDFSLSVPDNPIIPYIEGDGTGVDITPVMLKVVDAAVEKAYGGKRKISWMEIYAGEKSTRIYGPDVWLPDETLQVVKDYVVSIKGPLTTPVGGGIRSLNVALRQQLDLYVCLRPVQYFKGVPSPVRQPEKINMVIFRENSEDIYAGIEWEAESAGAKKLIAFLQNEMGVSKIRFPQTSGIGVKPVSREGTERLVRKAIQYAIDNNRDTVTLVHKGNIMKFTEGAFRDWGYELAKKEFAATEIDGGPWCKVKNPKTGKEITIKDSIADAFLQQILLRPAEYDVIATLNLNGDYVSDALAAQVGGIGIAPGANLSDSVAMFEATHGTAPKYAGKDYVNPGSEILSAEMMLRHMGWTEAADRIIASMEKSILSKKVTYDFARLMEGATQVSCSGFGDVMIENM; this is encoded by the coding sequence ATGTCGTATCAGCACATCAAGATCCCCGCAGGCGAGAAGATCACCGTCAACAAGGATTTCTCCCTGAGCGTGCCGGACAATCCGATCATTCCGTATATCGAAGGTGACGGCACGGGCGTGGACATTACGCCGGTGATGCTCAAGGTCGTCGACGCGGCGGTGGAAAAAGCTTATGGCGGCAAGCGCAAGATCAGTTGGATGGAGATCTATGCGGGCGAGAAGTCGACGCGCATCTATGGTCCGGACGTGTGGTTGCCCGACGAAACGCTTCAGGTCGTGAAGGATTACGTCGTGTCGATCAAGGGGCCGTTGACGACGCCGGTCGGTGGCGGCATTCGTTCGCTCAACGTGGCGCTGCGCCAGCAACTCGATCTGTACGTGTGTCTGCGTCCGGTGCAGTACTTCAAGGGTGTGCCGTCGCCGGTGCGTCAGCCGGAGAAGATCAACATGGTGATCTTCCGCGAGAACTCGGAAGACATCTATGCGGGCATCGAATGGGAAGCCGAATCGGCGGGCGCGAAGAAGTTGATCGCGTTCTTGCAGAACGAGATGGGCGTGAGCAAGATTCGCTTTCCGCAGACGTCGGGCATTGGTGTGAAGCCGGTGTCGCGTGAGGGCACCGAGCGTCTGGTGCGCAAGGCCATTCAGTACGCGATCGACAATAACCGCGACACGGTGACGCTCGTGCACAAGGGCAACATCATGAAGTTCACCGAAGGCGCGTTCCGCGACTGGGGTTATGAACTCGCGAAGAAAGAGTTTGCAGCGACGGAGATCGACGGCGGTCCGTGGTGCAAGGTGAAGAATCCGAAGACGGGCAAGGAGATCACCATCAAGGACTCGATTGCGGACGCCTTCCTGCAGCAGATTCTGCTGCGTCCCGCCGAGTACGACGTGATTGCCACGCTGAATCTGAATGGCGATTACGTTTCCGACGCACTCGCTGCGCAGGTCGGTGGCATCGGTATCGCGCCGGGCGCAAACCTGTCCGATTCGGTCGCGATGTTCGAAGCGACGCACGGCACCGCGCCGAAGTATGCGGGCAAGGACTACGTGAATCCGGGCTCGGAGATTCTGTCGGCGGAGATGATGTTGCGTCATATGGGTTGGACCGAGGCTGCGGACCGCATCATCGCGTCGATGGAAAAATCGATTCTGTCGAAGAAGGTGACGTACGACTTTGCCCGCTTGATGGAGGGCGCTACGCAGGTATCGTGCTCCGGTTTCGGCGACGTGATGATCGAGAACATGTAA
- a CDS encoding pseudouridine synthase has translation MTLLALNKPFGTICQFSPHPTRPTLAECIDLPDVYPAGRLDADSEGLLLLTDDGRLQARIAEPERKLPKTYWAQVEGAYDETAVVRLRGGLDLGDFVTLPCEAREIPEPEHLWARNPPIRYRASIPTHWLEIKLVEGKNRQVRRMTAAVGKPTLRLVRVAIGPVDVFSLNLVPGQWCELPQQILTLSGQRSRRPSR, from the coding sequence ATGACACTCCTCGCACTCAATAAGCCTTTCGGTACGATCTGCCAGTTTTCGCCGCATCCGACGCGCCCGACGCTCGCCGAGTGTATCGATCTTCCCGACGTCTATCCGGCGGGCCGCCTCGACGCCGACAGCGAAGGCTTGCTGCTGCTCACCGACGATGGCCGCTTGCAGGCACGCATTGCGGAGCCCGAACGAAAGCTGCCCAAGACCTACTGGGCGCAGGTCGAAGGGGCGTACGACGAAACGGCCGTGGTTCGTCTTCGTGGCGGCCTCGATCTGGGCGACTTCGTCACGCTGCCGTGCGAAGCGCGGGAAATCCCCGAGCCAGAGCATCTCTGGGCGCGCAATCCGCCGATCCGCTACCGCGCCAGCATTCCGACGCACTGGCTCGAGATCAAACTCGTCGAAGGCAAGAATCGCCAGGTCAGGCGCATGACGGCTGCCGTTGGCAAACCGACGCTTCGGCTCGTGCGCGTGGCCATCGGCCCGGTCGACGTCTTTTCGTTAAACCTTGTACCGGGCCAGTGGTGCGAACTGCCGCAACAAATACTTACACTTTCCGGTCAACGCAGCCGTCGACCATCTCGTTGA
- a CDS encoding DUF192 domain-containing protein — translation MIRISRQLAALAASATFTSIAAVMALAPASAAAQIKQPGEFPTVQLSAGMYLIKAEVAANEKDREQGLMYRKAMADNAGMLFVFEQSAGHCFWMKNTDLPLSIAFLADDGTIVNIEDMEPQTEDNHCPRAAVRYALEMNKGWFAKKNIKAGSKISNLPR, via the coding sequence GTGATCCGGATTTCGCGTCAACTGGCCGCGCTCGCCGCCAGCGCCACGTTCACCAGCATCGCCGCCGTCATGGCGCTCGCCCCGGCCAGCGCCGCTGCACAAATCAAGCAGCCCGGGGAATTCCCGACCGTGCAACTCTCTGCGGGCATGTATCTCATCAAGGCCGAAGTCGCCGCGAACGAGAAAGACCGCGAACAGGGCCTGATGTATCGCAAAGCCATGGCCGACAATGCCGGCATGCTCTTCGTGTTCGAGCAAAGCGCCGGTCACTGCTTCTGGATGAAGAACACCGATCTGCCGCTGTCCATCGCATTTCTTGCGGACGACGGCACGATCGTGAACATCGAAGACATGGAACCGCAAACGGAAGACAACCATTGCCCGCGTGCTGCTGTGCGATACGCACTCGAGATGAACAAAGGCTGGTTTGCGAAGAAGAACATCAAGGCAGGTTCGAAGATCTCCAACCTGCCGCGCTGA
- a CDS encoding HD-GYP domain-containing protein encodes MPDPAPSHEAATATADLAIAPRCADAFQDTPPRFWLADPQLMRSLPPAAWTLFRLAEYKRGGTATHMWRVGALAWRFAQGLGMSAVRAQALGLAAALHDTGKLCIPNSILEKPGRLSPDEMSTMRMHPQLGAEMLTAIGGAACELAATVARTHHERYDGTGYPYGLSGNRIPLAGRIVALVDVFDALASHRPYRAALSPAQIVGAMLAERGRHFDPWLLDRFLEQSLRAALDISNGAR; translated from the coding sequence ATGCCAGACCCTGCGCCATCGCACGAGGCCGCCACGGCCACTGCGGACTTAGCGATCGCCCCCCGATGTGCCGACGCATTTCAAGACACCCCCCCTCGCTTCTGGCTCGCCGATCCGCAACTGATGCGCAGCCTGCCACCCGCCGCCTGGACGCTCTTTCGTCTGGCCGAATACAAACGCGGTGGGACGGCCACCCACATGTGGCGCGTCGGCGCGCTCGCATGGAGATTCGCGCAGGGGCTAGGGATGTCCGCCGTCAGGGCGCAGGCGTTGGGGCTGGCGGCGGCGCTGCATGACACCGGCAAACTTTGCATTCCGAACTCGATTCTGGAGAAGCCGGGCAGGTTGTCGCCTGACGAGATGTCGACGATGCGTATGCATCCGCAGTTGGGGGCCGAGATGTTGACCGCCATCGGCGGTGCGGCATGCGAGTTGGCGGCCACGGTAGCGCGCACGCATCATGAACGTTACGACGGCACCGGCTATCCCTACGGGCTTTCCGGCAACCGCATTCCGTTGGCAGGACGCATTGTGGCGTTGGTCGACGTTTTCGATGCACTCGCCAGCCATCGTCCGTATCGTGCGGCGTTGAGTCCGGCGCAGATCGTCGGCGCGATGCTCGCCGAGCGTGGACGTCATTTCGATCCGTGGTTGCTGGATCGTTTTCTCGAGCAATCGCTCCGGGCAGCGCTGGACATATCCAACGGCGCCCGCTAG
- the sodB gene encoding superoxide dismutase [Fe] produces the protein MEHKLPELPYAIDALAPTISKETMEYHYGKHHQAYVTNLNNLIKGTEFENASLEDIIKKSSGGVFNNAAQVWNHTFFWNTLSPKGGGAPTGDLAKAIDAKFGSFDAFKETFSKSAVGNFGSGWTWLVKKADGSVDIVNTSNAATPLTGADKPLITIDVWEHAYYIDYRNARPKFVEAFWNLVNWDFAAKNFA, from the coding sequence ATGGAACACAAGCTCCCTGAACTGCCGTACGCCATCGATGCGCTGGCGCCGACCATCTCCAAGGAAACGATGGAGTATCACTACGGCAAGCACCACCAAGCCTATGTGACCAACTTGAACAACCTGATCAAGGGCACCGAATTCGAAAACGCCAGCCTCGAAGACATCATCAAGAAGTCGTCGGGCGGCGTGTTCAACAACGCAGCACAGGTGTGGAACCACACCTTCTTCTGGAACACGCTGTCGCCGAAGGGCGGTGGTGCACCGACCGGTGATCTGGCCAAGGCCATCGATGCCAAGTTCGGCTCGTTCGACGCCTTCAAGGAAACGTTCTCGAAGTCGGCCGTGGGTAACTTCGGTTCGGGCTGGACGTGGCTCGTGAAGAAGGCCGACGGTTCGGTCGACATCGTGAACACCAGCAACGCTGCCACGCCGCTGACCGGCGCCGACAAGCCGCTGATCACGATCGACGTGTGGGAACACGCCTACTACATCGACTACCGCAATGCCCGTCCGAAGTTCGTCGAGGCATTCTGGAACCTCGTCAACTGGGACTTCGCCGCGAAGAACTTCGCGTAA
- the xseA gene encoding exodeoxyribonuclease VII large subunit produces MNLSFDDARPTGGADRVLSVSDLNKAVAGVLERSFPLAWVSGEISNFTRAASGHWYFSIKDAQAQMRCVMFRGRAQHADFSPKEGDRVEVRALLSMYVPRGEVQLNVEAIRRAGQGNLYEAFLRLKEKLAAAGLFDAGRKRELPRYARRVGVVTSLQAAALRDVLTTLARRAPHVSVIIYPAPVQGADAATKLAAALDAANARREVDTLLLCRGGGSIEDLWAFNEEVLAHAIARSELPVVSGVGHETDFTIADFVADVRAPTPTAAAELISAARDECLREVDRERQRLSRAMRRTLEQRAQQLDSLSRAMVSPRERLARQRGELAHLADRMRHALERPLAQRRSRFEMLRLRHARAVPDVASQHERVALLEQRLQTAMSRRAERSAQRLTDATAQLELLNPRRTLQRGYAAVLDAKGQPLRDPRKLQRGQHVTMHLADGAADVGIGDVQVRLDDTF; encoded by the coding sequence ATGAACCTATCTTTCGATGACGCCCGGCCCACCGGTGGTGCGGATCGCGTACTCAGTGTTTCGGATTTGAACAAGGCCGTTGCCGGCGTGCTGGAGCGGAGTTTCCCGTTGGCATGGGTCAGCGGCGAGATTTCCAACTTCACGCGCGCCGCCAGTGGCCATTGGTATTTCTCGATCAAGGACGCGCAGGCGCAGATGCGTTGCGTGATGTTCCGCGGTCGCGCGCAGCATGCGGATTTCTCACCGAAGGAGGGCGATCGCGTCGAGGTGCGTGCGTTGCTCTCGATGTATGTGCCGCGCGGCGAGGTACAACTCAACGTCGAAGCGATCCGGCGTGCGGGGCAGGGCAATCTTTACGAGGCGTTCCTGCGTCTGAAGGAAAAACTCGCCGCTGCCGGGCTGTTCGATGCCGGGCGCAAGCGTGAGTTACCGCGTTATGCCCGTCGCGTGGGCGTTGTCACGTCGTTGCAGGCGGCCGCCTTGCGTGATGTGCTGACCACGCTCGCGCGTCGCGCCCCGCATGTGAGCGTCATCATTTATCCCGCGCCCGTACAGGGGGCGGACGCCGCCACAAAACTCGCGGCGGCGCTCGATGCGGCCAATGCGCGCCGCGAAGTCGACACCCTGCTGTTGTGCCGGGGCGGTGGGTCCATCGAGGACCTCTGGGCGTTCAACGAAGAAGTGCTGGCGCATGCCATCGCGCGCAGCGAACTGCCGGTGGTTTCCGGCGTCGGGCATGAAACCGATTTCACGATTGCCGACTTTGTGGCGGACGTGCGTGCGCCCACGCCCACGGCGGCGGCCGAACTCATCTCGGCGGCGCGCGACGAGTGCCTGCGCGAGGTCGATCGGGAGCGTCAGCGCCTGAGCCGTGCAATGCGTCGCACGCTGGAGCAGCGCGCCCAGCAACTCGACAGCCTGTCGCGTGCGATGGTCTCGCCGCGCGAGCGTCTGGCGCGCCAGCGCGGAGAACTGGCGCATCTGGCCGATCGCATGCGCCACGCCCTCGAACGCCCGTTGGCCCAGCGTCGCAGCCGATTCGAGATGTTGCGACTGCGTCATGCGCGGGCTGTGCCGGATGTCGCGTCGCAACATGAGCGCGTGGCATTGCTCGAACAACGTCTTCAGACGGCCATGTCGCGCCGTGCCGAGCGCTCGGCGCAACGCCTGACCGACGCCACTGCGCAACTTGAACTGCTTAACCCGCGCCGCACGCTGCAACGCGGATACGCCGCAGTCCTCGATGCAAAGGGCCAGCCGCTGCGGGACCCTCGAAAACTTCAGCGTGGCCAGCACGTGACCATGCACCTGGCAGACGGGGCGGCCGATGTGGGCATTGGTGATGTCCAGGTCAGGCTAGACGATACTTTTTAG
- a CDS encoding MotA/TolQ/ExbB proton channel family protein has protein sequence MFAVIQAAGWPIWPLLIASVIALALIVERALSLRRARVLPTGVLENAIALARRGAGRQDAAEALARGSMLGRVLATGVRYVAHNPQGPREGAKEALEETGRAVAHELERFLPALGTIASVAPLMGLFGTVIGMIEIFGAQDATGTDPAQLAHGISVALYNTGFGLMIAIPAMIFYRYYRTRVDAFLVELETQAVHFLDATLPRH, from the coding sequence TTGTTCGCCGTCATCCAGGCCGCCGGCTGGCCCATCTGGCCACTTCTCATCGCTTCCGTCATTGCCCTCGCCCTGATCGTCGAGCGCGCCTTGTCGCTTCGCCGCGCACGCGTGCTGCCGACCGGCGTACTCGAAAATGCGATCGCGCTCGCGCGCCGTGGCGCTGGCAGACAAGACGCCGCCGAAGCACTGGCGCGCGGTTCCATGCTGGGCCGTGTGCTCGCAACCGGCGTGCGCTACGTCGCTCACAATCCGCAGGGCCCGCGCGAAGGCGCGAAAGAGGCGCTGGAGGAAACGGGACGTGCCGTCGCCCACGAACTGGAGCGCTTTCTGCCTGCGCTGGGCACCATCGCCTCGGTCGCACCGCTCATGGGTCTGTTCGGCACGGTGATCGGCATGATCGAGATCTTCGGTGCGCAGGACGCAACCGGCACCGATCCGGCCCAACTGGCGCACGGCATTTCCGTTGCGCTCTACAACACCGGCTTCGGGCTGATGATCGCGATTCCGGCGATGATCTTCTATCGGTACTACCGTACCCGCGTCGACGCCTTCCTCGTCGAACTCGAAACGCAGGCGGTCCATTTCCTCGATGCCACGCTGCCGCGGCACTGA
- a CDS encoding ExbD/TolR family protein: MNFRRGLSTRDEPEINLIPLIDVLLVILIFLMVTTTYTRYTALKVNLPTADAEKAVVPPRQIVVSVGADGSYAIDRHALAQRDVASLTAALRQAAGPANTGAEPPVIIINADAKSAHQSVINVMEAAREAGLSRLTFAARSTTAHGAPAQPSR; encoded by the coding sequence ATGAATTTCCGTCGAGGTCTCTCCACGCGCGACGAGCCGGAGATCAACCTGATCCCGCTCATCGACGTGCTGCTCGTCATTCTGATCTTTCTGATGGTCACGACGACCTACACGCGCTACACCGCGCTGAAGGTCAATCTGCCCACGGCGGACGCGGAAAAAGCGGTCGTGCCGCCGCGCCAGATTGTTGTTTCGGTAGGTGCCGACGGCAGTTACGCGATTGACCGGCATGCGCTGGCGCAACGCGACGTTGCCAGCCTGACGGCCGCGCTGCGTCAGGCGGCCGGCCCCGCCAATACCGGCGCGGAGCCGCCGGTCATCATCATCAACGCCGACGCCAAGAGCGCGCATCAGTCCGTCATCAATGTGATGGAGGCCGCGCGTGAGGCCGGATTGTCGCGACTGACCTTCGCCGCCCGTTCGACGACGGCGCACGGCGCACCTGCGCAACCGTCCCGATGA
- the lpxK gene encoding tetraacyldisaccharide 4'-kinase, producing MPRLSGSVVHWVTAQWQRRGLAAWLLWPLSWIFGGIAAWRRMGFRRGWKTSTRLPVPVAVVGNLTVGGTGKTPTVIALVGALREYGYTPGVLSRGYGATLTRPTEVVPTARPEAVGDEPLLIAKRTGAPVWVWPSRVEGGRALLAAHPECDVIVCDDGLQHYALARDVEIAVFDHRLSGNGFLLPAGPLREPLSRRRDVNLINDPYDRTLPDWPHTWRLTLALGDAWCVSQPSLTRALSHFAGKRVLAAAGIGAPERFFAALRAAGLQIETLALPDHYDFATNPFDGVAADAILITEKDAVKCVTWSDPRVWAVPAEAALDARLVSLVVEKLRGQPTV from the coding sequence GTGCCTCGTCTGTCGGGCTCGGTGGTCCATTGGGTCACGGCACAATGGCAACGCCGGGGGCTTGCCGCCTGGCTGCTGTGGCCGCTCTCCTGGATCTTCGGCGGCATTGCTGCGTGGCGGCGCATGGGCTTTCGCCGTGGCTGGAAAACGTCGACACGGCTCCCGGTCCCGGTCGCCGTGGTCGGTAATCTGACGGTGGGTGGCACGGGCAAGACGCCGACCGTCATCGCACTGGTCGGCGCGTTGCGTGAATACGGCTACACGCCCGGCGTACTTTCGCGAGGCTACGGCGCGACGCTGACGCGGCCGACGGAAGTCGTGCCAACGGCACGTCCGGAAGCCGTTGGCGACGAACCGCTGCTGATCGCGAAACGAACCGGCGCGCCCGTTTGGGTCTGGCCATCGCGCGTGGAAGGCGGGCGGGCGTTACTGGCTGCGCATCCCGAATGCGACGTCATCGTCTGCGACGACGGTCTTCAGCATTACGCCCTCGCACGCGACGTCGAAATCGCCGTCTTCGATCATCGGCTCAGTGGCAATGGCTTTCTGCTCCCGGCGGGGCCGCTGCGCGAGCCGTTGTCGCGACGACGAGACGTGAACCTCATTAACGATCCGTATGACCGAACGCTGCCGGATTGGCCCCACACGTGGCGCCTGACGTTGGCATTGGGCGACGCATGGTGCGTCAGCCAGCCGTCGCTCACCCGCGCGCTGTCTCACTTTGCAGGCAAGCGCGTGCTGGCGGCCGCTGGCATCGGTGCACCGGAGCGGTTCTTCGCGGCATTGCGCGCGGCAGGATTGCAGATCGAGACGCTGGCGTTGCCCGATCATTACGACTTTGCGACCAATCCGTTCGACGGCGTGGCCGCGGACGCCATCCTGATCACCGAAAAGGATGCAGTAAAATGCGTCACCTGGTCCGACCCGCGTGTGTGGGCCGTACCTGCCGAGGCAGCGCTCGATGCGCGCCTCGTATCACTGGTAGTGGAGAAATTGCGTGGACAACCGACTGTTTGA
- a CDS encoding Trm112 family protein, which produces MDNRLFEILVCPLCKGPLELDKKAQELICHADKLAYPIRDGIPVMLADEARQSVEGTPVPINDDKSAS; this is translated from the coding sequence GTGGACAACCGACTGTTTGAGATTCTCGTCTGCCCGTTGTGCAAGGGCCCACTGGAGCTGGATAAAAAAGCCCAGGAGCTGATTTGCCACGCAGACAAGCTCGCTTATCCGATTCGTGACGGCATTCCCGTCATGCTGGCCGACGAAGCGCGTCAGTCCGTCGAAGGCACGCCCGTTCCGATCAACGACGACAAGTCTGCATCGTGA
- the kdsB gene encoding 3-deoxy-manno-octulosonate cytidylyltransferase, whose amino-acid sequence MRAGTQGVAATTAATTDFVAVVPARLASTRLPNKPLADIGGKPMVVRVAERARESGARQVVVATDAQRVVDAVSAHGFDVVLTRADHPTGTDRLAEVAVAQGWPDDTIVVNVQGDEPLIDPRLVHAVAAHLAEHPECALSTAAHPITDNAEIFSPNVVKVVLDAHGRALYFSRAPIPWSRDAWSAGLASVATLPAATTPVFRHIGLYAYRAKFLRSYPSLPQAPIETAESLEQLRALWHGERIAVLVTDDAPLPGVDTAEDLERVRALLKN is encoded by the coding sequence TTGCGTGCCGGCACCCAAGGTGTCGCTGCCACTACCGCCGCCACTACGGACTTTGTCGCCGTGGTGCCTGCGCGCCTGGCGTCGACGCGTCTGCCCAATAAGCCGCTCGCCGATATCGGCGGCAAGCCGATGGTCGTGCGCGTCGCCGAACGTGCGCGCGAATCGGGCGCGCGTCAGGTGGTCGTCGCGACCGACGCACAGCGCGTCGTCGATGCGGTATCCGCGCACGGTTTCGACGTGGTGCTCACGCGTGCAGACCACCCGACGGGCACCGACCGTCTGGCCGAGGTCGCCGTGGCGCAGGGCTGGCCGGACGACACCATCGTCGTCAACGTGCAGGGCGACGAGCCGCTGATCGATCCGCGGTTGGTGCACGCCGTTGCGGCCCATCTGGCCGAACACCCTGAATGCGCGCTGTCGACCGCCGCGCATCCGATTACCGACAACGCAGAGATCTTCTCTCCGAACGTCGTCAAGGTCGTGCTCGATGCGCATGGCCGCGCGCTCTATTTCTCGCGTGCGCCGATTCCTTGGTCGCGTGACGCGTGGTCCGCCGGACTCGCGAGCGTCGCCACGTTGCCCGCCGCCACGACGCCGGTTTTTCGTCACATCGGCTTGTACGCCTATCGCGCCAAGTTCCTGCGCAGCTACCCGAGTTTGCCGCAAGCCCCCATCGAGACAGCGGAGTCGCTGGAGCAATTGCGTGCGCTCTGGCACGGCGAGCGTATTGCCGTACTCGTGACGGACGACGCGCCGCTGCCGGGCGTCGACACGGCAGAAGACCTCGAACGCGTGCGCGCATTGCTGAAAAACTGA
- the adk gene encoding adenylate kinase, protein MRLILLGAPGAGKGTQATFIKEKFGIPQISTGDMLRAAIKEGTQLGLEAKRFMDAGDLVPDGVIIGMVKERLSADDCKNGYLFDGFPRTIAQAEAMKEAGVAIDFVLEIDVPFDEIITRMSGRRTHPASGRTYHIKFNPPKVEGVDDVTGEPLVQRDDDKEETVKKRLAVYESQTKPLVAYYSDWAKHGSPGAIVEAPQYRKISGQGSVDEIRARAFDALK, encoded by the coding sequence ATGCGTCTGATTTTGTTGGGGGCACCCGGGGCCGGCAAAGGCACCCAAGCCACTTTCATCAAAGAAAAATTCGGCATCCCGCAAATCTCGACCGGCGACATGCTGCGCGCCGCGATCAAGGAAGGCACGCAACTCGGCCTTGAAGCCAAGCGCTTCATGGATGCAGGCGATCTGGTGCCGGATGGCGTCATCATCGGCATGGTCAAGGAACGTCTGAGCGCCGACGATTGCAAGAACGGTTATCTGTTCGACGGTTTCCCGCGCACCATCGCGCAAGCGGAAGCCATGAAGGAAGCCGGCGTCGCCATCGACTTCGTCCTCGAAATCGATGTACCGTTCGACGAAATCATCACCCGCATGAGCGGCCGTCGTACGCACCCGGCGTCGGGCCGCACGTACCACATCAAGTTCAATCCGCCGAAGGTCGAAGGCGTCGACGACGTGACCGGCGAGCCGCTCGTCCAGCGCGACGACGACAAGGAAGAAACGGTCAAGAAGCGCCTCGCAGTGTATGAGTCGCAGACCAAGCCGCTGGTCGCCTACTATTCGGACTGGGCCAAGCACGGCAGCCCGGGCGCGATCGTCGAGGCACCGCAGTACCGCAAGATCTCGGGCCAGGGCAGCGTGGATGAAATCCGCGCGCGCGCGTTCGACGCACTGAAGTAA